From the genome of Candidatus Hydrogenedentota bacterium, one region includes:
- a CDS encoding iron-containing alcohol dehydrogenase codes for MPYRAPQIVSGAGAVRRLRDLKGRVLVCTMQIPWSLAQETLDWEPHHVHLVADMDKATVERLDAALPPCDVVVGLGGGSCCDSAKYLAWKRGCDMVLAPSIVSVDAPLTNMIAVRVDKTVQYVGDIFPEKLLIDYELIRKAPPELNRAGACDIASIHTALYDWKLAHEQTGEAYHPDVAALARGCLEELDRNADEVYRVTDHGIDTIVDLFRREVEFCARIGVSRPEEGAEHLVAYNMEHLTGRHFLHGDLVGLGIFAIARLQRNEPEWAADLIRRCGLRYTVPGASRDEIAASLRTLKTFKDGAGYFYSVVDTVPVTESFIAGTLDALYAG; via the coding sequence ATGCCGTACCGGGCGCCCCAGATAGTCTCCGGCGCCGGCGCCGTGCGCCGTCTGCGAGACCTCAAAGGCCGCGTGCTCGTCTGCACGATGCAGATTCCCTGGTCCCTTGCGCAGGAAACGCTTGACTGGGAGCCGCACCATGTGCACCTGGTGGCGGATATGGACAAGGCGACCGTCGAGCGGCTGGACGCGGCGCTGCCGCCGTGCGACGTCGTCGTCGGGCTGGGCGGCGGTTCGTGCTGCGACTCGGCGAAATACCTCGCGTGGAAGCGCGGCTGCGACATGGTGCTCGCGCCCTCGATCGTGTCCGTAGACGCGCCATTGACCAACATGATCGCCGTCCGCGTGGACAAGACGGTGCAGTATGTGGGCGACATCTTCCCCGAGAAGCTGCTGATCGACTATGAACTCATCCGGAAAGCGCCGCCGGAACTGAACCGCGCGGGCGCCTGCGACATCGCGAGCATTCACACGGCGCTGTACGACTGGAAGCTCGCGCATGAGCAGACGGGCGAAGCGTATCACCCTGACGTGGCCGCGCTGGCCCGCGGCTGCCTAGAGGAACTGGACCGCAACGCGGACGAGGTCTACCGCGTTACGGACCACGGTATCGACACGATAGTGGACCTGTTCCGGCGCGAAGTCGAATTCTGCGCCCGGATCGGCGTCAGCCGGCCGGAAGAAGGCGCCGAGCATCTCGTGGCCTATAACATGGAGCACCTGACGGGCCGGCATTTCCTGCACGGGGACCTGGTAGGGCTGGGCATTTTCGCCATTGCGCGGCTGCAACGAAACGAACCGGAATGGGCCGCGGACCTGATCCGGCGTTGCGGGCTGCGGTATACCGTGCCCGGCGCCAGCCGGGACGAGATCGCCGCGTCATTGCGCACGCTCAAGACATTCAAGGATGGGGCGGGCTACTTCTACAGCGTCGTGGACACCGTCCCGGTTACGGAGTCTTTTATCGCCGGGACCCTCGATGCGCTTTATGCCGGCTAG
- a CDS encoding glycosyltransferase family 2 protein, giving the protein MWRDKTVSVILPTYNEKDSIRAAIEDFFAPGLVDEIIVVNNNAVVGTDEEVRQTRARLVHEGRQGYGFAIQRGLREATGDLLIIAEPDGTFSGHDVMKLLAYSDDLPVVFGTRTAREFIWEGANMGFFLKWGNYAVGKLMEFLFNTTFLSDVGCSMRLLHRQVYEALRGQFRVGGSAFGPHLMLLVILNNFPFVEIPINYRKRVGVSSVTGSRTRAFLLGLEMIGMILKCRIASWLRRTPYRPRAR; this is encoded by the coding sequence ATGTGGCGTGACAAGACAGTCTCGGTTATCTTACCGACTTATAACGAGAAAGACTCGATCCGGGCGGCTATCGAGGATTTCTTCGCGCCGGGACTGGTGGACGAGATCATTGTCGTGAACAACAACGCCGTGGTCGGCACGGATGAGGAAGTGCGCCAGACGCGCGCCCGGCTCGTGCACGAAGGGCGACAGGGTTACGGGTTCGCCATTCAACGGGGCTTGCGGGAGGCGACCGGCGACCTGCTGATTATAGCGGAACCCGATGGGACGTTTTCCGGCCACGACGTGATGAAGCTGCTCGCGTACAGCGACGACCTGCCGGTTGTTTTCGGCACGCGCACGGCGCGCGAGTTCATCTGGGAAGGGGCGAACATGGGCTTCTTCCTCAAATGGGGCAACTACGCCGTCGGCAAGCTGATGGAGTTTCTGTTCAACACCACGTTCCTGAGCGACGTGGGCTGTTCCATGCGCCTGCTGCACCGGCAGGTCTACGAGGCGCTGCGCGGCCAGTTCCGCGTCGGCGGTTCGGCGTTCGGGCCACACCTGATGCTGCTTGTCATCTTGAACAATTTCCCCTTTGTCGAGATCCCGATCAATTACCGCAAGCGCGTCGGCGTATCATCGGTGACCGGGAGCAGAACGCGGGCTTTCCTGCTCGGCCTCGAAATGATTGGGATGATCCTGAAATGCCGGATAGCCTCCT